In one window of Streptomyces roseofulvus DNA:
- a CDS encoding YfhO family protein has product MRTPLRTTSSGTPSAPRRATAAASALAGLLAAVAVCAGDAAARVFPFGPRHRSVNDLANQFVPFHAHLWDLLHGRADGGLLLNWQAGWGTSFLPDHGTYLSSPLAPLVALAPRADVEYAVYALTVLKTALAAAATAFLLRRLSTVPAPWWPAVLGAGYALCGWSVVEGTYNPMWLDGLIAFPLLCLVAEWAREGVRPLLSVLTVAVCWTANFYTAYMATLGAALFLLARLAATGPFRPRALLRATVSTVLGVGLAAPVLVPVLLSTRQAHPGVVRNFEAAGAADALARLLPGTYGFATPAAFVAAPVLLLAATLAFRRDVPGRERWVWTGLVLGTALSLQWGPTHLVWHLFATPNGSPYRQTFVLSGLLVVAAHTGLARGLPGPRALAGGGAVVLALTAGALPSDLATRPALLLGVAGLAAAAGALALPRRPRYALLAALLVTGTLLGQAAATTAYADRKRLAHLDDYPPYGPEQRRRAAALAAADGWPAYRTDPGLPRVAGNDPLLLGGQGAASYSSHTPAVLTGLLTALGGGWTSRGRNLQSLDNPVTDALFAVGARWRDGEVVRTATRLPLVTVRPPGPAPALGPSPFRNQELLLGARVYTAPSAAGACPPGTEVFLWAPERTGEARLGAGAPVRLLGGGPKRRAAMTSLGVQTVPGVRPEVPAGRGPAETGCLDRARLRTAVDALRPSAAVAVTPTATGLTARFPHPVTGTAVVAAPAIPGWSCGGRAVEPYAGLLAVPVTGATSLSCSFRPPGLLPGLAVAGGAVVAMAVLLLGVRRNQRRRALRTSRTPAAAESTASAAAA; this is encoded by the coding sequence ATGCGAACTCCCCTGCGCACCACGTCCTCCGGGACGCCCTCCGCCCCGCGCCGCGCGACGGCCGCCGCCTCCGCCCTGGCCGGGCTCCTCGCCGCCGTCGCCGTCTGCGCCGGGGACGCGGCGGCCCGGGTCTTCCCCTTCGGCCCGCGCCACCGGTCGGTGAACGACCTGGCGAACCAGTTCGTCCCCTTCCACGCCCACCTGTGGGACCTGCTGCACGGGCGCGCCGACGGCGGGCTCCTGCTGAACTGGCAGGCGGGCTGGGGCACGAGCTTCCTCCCGGACCACGGCACCTACCTGTCGAGCCCGCTGGCGCCCCTCGTCGCGCTGGCCCCGCGCGCGGACGTCGAGTACGCCGTCTACGCCCTCACCGTCCTGAAGACGGCCCTCGCGGCCGCCGCGACCGCGTTCCTGCTGCGCCGGCTCTCCACCGTCCCCGCCCCGTGGTGGCCGGCGGTGCTCGGCGCCGGGTACGCCCTGTGCGGCTGGTCGGTGGTGGAGGGCACGTACAACCCGATGTGGCTGGACGGCCTGATCGCCTTCCCGCTGCTGTGCCTGGTGGCCGAGTGGGCCCGCGAGGGTGTCCGCCCGCTGCTGTCCGTGCTGACCGTGGCGGTCTGCTGGACGGCGAACTTCTACACGGCCTACATGGCGACCCTCGGGGCGGCCCTCTTCCTCCTCGCCCGCCTGGCCGCCACCGGCCCCTTCCGGCCGCGCGCGCTGCTGCGGGCGACCGTGTCCACGGTGCTCGGAGTCGGCCTCGCCGCGCCCGTGCTCGTGCCCGTCCTGCTGTCGACCCGGCAGGCGCACCCGGGCGTCGTCCGGAACTTCGAGGCGGCGGGCGCGGCCGACGCGCTGGCCCGGCTGCTGCCGGGCACGTACGGCTTCGCCACCCCGGCCGCGTTCGTCGCCGCCCCGGTGCTGCTGCTCGCGGCGACGCTCGCCTTCCGGCGGGACGTGCCGGGCCGGGAGCGGTGGGTGTGGACCGGCCTCGTCCTCGGCACGGCGCTCTCCCTCCAGTGGGGCCCGACGCACCTGGTGTGGCACCTCTTCGCCACGCCGAACGGCAGCCCGTACCGCCAGACCTTCGTCCTCTCCGGCCTGCTCGTCGTCGCCGCCCACACCGGTCTCGCCCGCGGCCTGCCCGGCCCGCGGGCCCTCGCCGGAGGCGGCGCCGTGGTCCTCGCGCTGACGGCCGGCGCCCTCCCCAGCGACCTCGCCACCCGGCCCGCGCTGCTCCTCGGCGTCGCCGGGCTCGCCGCCGCGGCGGGCGCCCTCGCGCTCCCCCGCCGCCCCCGGTACGCCCTCCTCGCCGCGCTGCTCGTCACCGGCACGCTGCTCGGCCAGGCCGCCGCGACGACCGCGTACGCGGACCGCAAGCGCCTGGCGCACCTCGACGACTACCCGCCGTACGGCCCGGAGCAGCGGCGCCGGGCGGCGGCCCTGGCGGCGGCCGACGGCTGGCCCGCGTACCGCACCGACCCGGGCCTCCCCCGGGTCGCCGGCAACGACCCGCTGCTCCTCGGCGGCCAGGGCGCCGCCTCCTACAGCAGCCACACCCCCGCCGTCCTCACCGGACTGCTCACCGCCCTCGGCGGCGGCTGGACCTCGCGCGGCCGCAACCTGCAGAGCCTCGACAACCCGGTGACGGACGCCCTCTTCGCGGTCGGCGCCCGATGGCGGGACGGCGAGGTCGTCCGGACGGCGACGCGGCTGCCGCTCGTGACGGTACGGCCGCCGGGACCCGCGCCCGCCCTCGGCCCGTCCCCCTTCCGCAACCAGGAACTCCTCCTGGGCGCCCGGGTGTACACCGCCCCGTCCGCCGCCGGCGCCTGCCCGCCCGGTACGGAGGTCTTCCTCTGGGCGCCGGAGCGCACCGGCGAGGCCCGGCTCGGCGCCGGCGCCCCGGTGCGGCTCCTCGGCGGCGGCCCCAAGCGGCGGGCCGCGATGACCTCCCTGGGCGTCCAGACCGTCCCCGGCGTCCGCCCGGAGGTCCCGGCCGGGCGGGGCCCGGCGGAGACCGGCTGCCTGGACCGGGCGCGGCTGCGGACCGCCGTGGACGCGCTGCGGCCCTCGGCGGCCGTCGCCGTCACCCCCACCGCGACCGGCCTCACGGCCCGCTTCCCGCACCCCGTGACCGGCACGGCGGTGGTCGCCGCCCCCGCGATCCCCGGCTGGAGCTGCGGGGGCCGGGCGGTGGAGCCGTACGCCGGTCTCCTCGCCGTCCCGGTCACCGGCGCGACCTCCCTGAGCTGCTCCTTCCGCCCGCCGGGGCTGCTGCCCGGCCTCGCGGTGGCGGGAGGCGCGGTGGTGGCGATGGCGGTGCTGCTCCTGGGGGTCCGGCGGAATCAGCGGCGGCGGGCCCTGCGGACGAGCAGGACTCCGGCGGCCGCGGAGAGCACGGCGAGCGCGGCGGCGGCGTAG
- a CDS encoding collagen-binding domain-containing protein — MKKSYPLLGIAACTVAATLATGVRPAAAATVDVGNPVAGNHGFGVVVETDALLGSTESEGPVAIGGDLSYGAGYNVSLHTPGTFRADGDAQPTALLVGGRIDYGAASPVGVLKVLQNGYVKVGDLTGSEVVTKDANNATVKTQVVAAGQGHGSTPRIELTVEQPALSVGPHPGLMDFTGLFAAYRDRADALASCAATVELQDPGRITLDDGRTNVLRLTGEELNALSELTFLDRPTARSPLVIDVDTRASGSVFTWDVPNMAGVSGADAPYILWNFSDATALTIATGDSVEGTVYAPRAHVTDLDPANIEGDVVAKALTAGPLEATRAADVNAGEIHFFPFAADLSCEGGTSPTPDPSPSTSEPAPEPTDEPTDRPTDEPSPEPSTTEPTDEPTEEPTVEPSVEPSVEPTDGPTTEPAPEPSTTEPGGYGDDELAESGPGLPAYAAAALAVLSAAAGVLLVRRARRR, encoded by the coding sequence ATGAAGAAGTCGTACCCGCTCCTCGGGATCGCCGCCTGCACCGTCGCCGCCACGCTGGCCACGGGAGTCCGCCCCGCCGCCGCCGCGACCGTCGACGTCGGCAACCCCGTCGCCGGCAACCACGGCTTCGGCGTCGTCGTCGAGACCGACGCGCTCCTCGGCTCCACGGAGTCCGAGGGGCCCGTCGCGATCGGCGGCGACCTCTCCTACGGCGCCGGCTACAACGTCTCCCTGCACACCCCCGGCACCTTCAGGGCCGACGGCGACGCGCAGCCCACCGCGCTGCTCGTCGGCGGCCGGATCGACTACGGCGCCGCCAGCCCCGTCGGGGTCCTCAAGGTGCTCCAGAACGGCTACGTGAAGGTCGGCGACCTCACCGGCAGCGAGGTCGTCACCAAGGACGCCAACAACGCCACCGTGAAGACCCAGGTCGTCGCCGCGGGCCAGGGCCACGGCTCCACCCCGCGCATCGAGCTCACCGTCGAGCAGCCGGCCCTCTCCGTCGGCCCCCACCCCGGCCTCATGGACTTCACCGGCCTCTTCGCCGCCTACCGGGACCGCGCCGACGCGCTCGCCTCCTGCGCCGCCACCGTCGAGCTCCAGGACCCCGGCCGCATCACCCTGGACGACGGGCGCACCAACGTCCTCCGCCTGACCGGCGAGGAGCTGAACGCGCTGTCCGAACTGACCTTCCTCGACCGTCCGACGGCCCGGAGCCCCCTCGTCATCGACGTCGACACCCGCGCGAGCGGCTCGGTCTTCACCTGGGACGTCCCCAACATGGCGGGGGTCAGCGGCGCGGACGCGCCGTACATCCTGTGGAACTTCTCCGACGCGACGGCCCTCACGATCGCCACCGGGGACTCGGTCGAGGGCACGGTCTACGCCCCCCGCGCCCACGTCACCGACCTCGACCCCGCGAACATCGAGGGCGACGTCGTCGCCAAGGCCCTCACGGCCGGACCGCTGGAGGCGACCCGCGCCGCCGACGTCAACGCCGGCGAGATCCACTTCTTCCCCTTCGCGGCCGACCTGAGCTGCGAGGGGGGCACCTCTCCCACCCCCGACCCGAGCCCGTCCACGAGCGAACCGGCCCCCGAGCCGACGGACGAGCCGACGGACCGGCCCACGGACGAACCGTCCCCGGAGCCGTCCACCACGGAGCCGACCGACGAGCCGACCGAAGAGCCGACCGTCGAGCCCTCCGTCGAGCCCTCCGTCGAGCCCACCGACGGGCCCACGACCGAGCCCGCCCCCGAGCCGTCCACCACCGAGCCCGGCGGCTACGGCGACGACGAGCTGGCCGAGAGCGGTCCCGGTCTGCCCGCCTACGCCGCCGCCGCGCTCGCCGTGCTCTCCGCGGCCGCCGGAGTCCTGCTCGTCCGCAGGGCCCGCCGCCGCTGA